The proteins below come from a single Rosa rugosa chromosome 2, drRosRugo1.1, whole genome shotgun sequence genomic window:
- the LOC133734100 gene encoding phosphoinositide phospholipase C 2-like, which produces MSTNKQSFKVCFCFRRIFRLKVAEPPEDIKKMFDMYAENGTISLDDLHSFLIEFQGEGEATKEDAQAIFNSLKHLNIFQRKGLHLDAFFRYLFGDLNPPISSKVHHDMKAPLAHYFLYTGHNSYLTGNQLSSDSSVFPIIQALQRGVRVIELDLWPNSKKNGVEVRHGGTLTSSVDLIKCLRAIKDNAFTASEYPVVITFEDHLTSDLQAKVAKMVTETFGDMLYVPNSEFLMEFPSPEILKRKVLISTKPPEYHETQRSGATDKDSDQDDPEEDEENATLQYKQLIAIHAGKPKGGSAGGFDMWHIDPMKVRRLSLSEQQLERASRTRGTDIVRFTQRNMLRIYPKGTRLDSSNYDPMLGWSHGAQMVAFNMQGHGKHLHIMEGMFRANGGCGYVKKPDFLLTSGPDNEVFNPEKSYRVRQIFKVKVYMGEGWHSDFHRTHFDLYSPPDFFVRVGIAGVPKDTIMLETKPIEDEWIPVWNEEFSFPLSVPELAVLRVEVKEYDNSGNHDFGGQTCLPISELRTGFRAVPLHSKRGVRYKSVKLLMKFEFESPE; this is translated from the exons ATGTCCACCAATAAGCAGTCTTTCAAGGTCTGCTTCTGTTTCAGAAGAATATTTAGGCTCAAGGTGGCAGAGCCTCCGGAAGATATCAAGAAAATGTTTGATATGTATGCCGAAAATGGTACCATCTCCCTCGATGACCTTCACAGCTTTCTGATTGAGTTTCAAGGAGAAGGTGAGGCCACCAAAGAAGATGCTCAGGCCATTTTCAACAGTCTCAAACATCTCAACATTTTTCAAAGAAAAGGCCTCCATCTTGATGCCTTCTTTCGATATCTCTTTGGTGATCTTAACCCTCCAATCTCTTCAAAG GTGCATCATGACATGAAAGCTCCATTGGCTCATTATTTCCTATACACCGGCCATAACTCATACCTGACGGGAAATCAACTCAGCAGTGACAGTAGTGTCTTCCCAATCATCCAGGCACTCCAACGAGGCGTTCGAGTTATTGAATTAGATTTGTGGCCTAATTCTAAAAAGAATGGCGTCGAGGTTCGTCATGGAGG GACTTTGACTAGTTCGGTTGATCTCATCAAATGCTTGCGTGCTATTAAGGACAATGCTTTTACTGCTTCTGAATATCCTGTTGTTATAACATTTGAAGACCACTTAACTTCAGATCTTCAAGCTAAAGTAGCCAAG ATGGTGACTGAAACATTTGGAGATATGCTCTACGTCCCTAACTCGGAATTTTTAATGGAATTCCCTTCACCTGAAATATTAAAGAGAAAGGTTTTGATTTCAACCAAGCCGCCAGAGTATCATGAAACTCAGAGGTCTGGAGCCACTGATAAG GATAGTGACCAAGATGATccagaagaagatgaggagaaTGCTACTCTACAATATAAGCAGTTAATTGCAATCCATGCTGGAAAACCGAAAGGGGGGTCAGCAGGGGGGTTCGATATGTGGCATATTGATCCCATGAAAGTCAGACGTCTTAGCTTGAGCGAGCAACAACTCGAACGTGCATCAAGAACTCGTGGAACAGATATTGTTAG GTTTACACAAAGAAATATGTTAAGGATATATCCCAAGGGTACACGTTTGGACTCATCAAATTATGACCCTATGCTTGGATGGAGCCATGGAGCTCAGATGGTCGCATTCAATATGCAA GGACATGGAAAGCACCTTCATATTATGGAAGGAATGTTCAGAGCTAATGGAGGTTGTGGTTATGTGAAAAAACCTGATTTTTTACTTACCAGCGGTCCAGATAATGAGGTTTTCAATCCTGAAAAATCGTACCGAGTTAGGCAAATCTTTAAG GTAAAAGTTTACATGGGCGAAGGATGGCATTCAGATTTCCACCGCACACACTTTGATCTTTATTCTCCACCGGACTTTTTCGTGAGG GTTGGAATTGCTGGAGTCCCAAAGGACACAATAATGTTGGAGACCAAGCCGATCGAGGACGAATGGATTCCAGTGTGGAATGAGGAGTTCAGCTTCCCATTGAGTGTTCCAGAACTAGCTGTGCTTAGAGTTGAAGTTAAAGAGTATGACAATTCCGGAAATCATGACTTTGGTGGCCAAACATGTCTGCCAATATCAGAGCTCAGAACTGGGTTCAGAGCAGTTCCTCTGCATAGTAAAAGAGGGGTAAGGTATAAATCTGTGAAGCTGCTTATGAAATTTGAGTTTGAAAGTCCTGAGTGA
- the LOC133732826 gene encoding F-box/LRR-repeat protein At3g26922-like isoform X1, whose protein sequence is MDASSRMVQYKEQKLDGGEVMIGGSKSLSNLPDVLIVKILSLLPTKDAIRTSILSKRWEYIWKSLPNLKFIQWKFENKRTSLVNAVERALILRGPADIKKFTLSFEVLGDALHVNTWISAVLQRNVEDLSLALHSFNDPVSLPRSLFTSATLKVLLLELPCIFKVPSTICFSSLRSLTLSSVVFSDDYSAQQLFSGCSVLEEIFLYGCNWANLNFVSISAPKLLRFTIDEGDSQILRGSDGCQIMVLGVRLAYFSYTGEFLDDYCFYNSSANEALISLNSIKRVQHVSYRLYKLLNGLSSVKHLTICDTSFEVVQTNASEHLVPSFNNLTTLIFERVEVDLGCNGLLTFLQNCPCLKYLIFCEGIGLYSDDAKDDGMLEPLPPCFLNSLEEIDVLEFCGDEDELHAMVLLKCAMVLKKVTINWCSGVQVEPETMKDINKQLLDLPRGSENCKVVCLCPR, encoded by the exons ATGGATGCAAGTTCTCGAATGGTACAATATAAAGAGCAGAAGTTGGATGGAGGAGAAGTGATGATAGGAGGCAGCAAGAGTTTAAGCAATTTACCGGATGTGCTTATTGTAAAAATTCTCTCCCTGCTTCCAACCAAAGATGCTATCAGGACAAGCATTCTATCTAAAAGATGGGAATACATATGGAAATCACTTCCCAATCTCAAGTTTATTCAATGGAAGTTTGAGAATAAGAGAACTTCCTTGGTGAATGCTGTGGAAAGAGCGCTTATTCTTCGTGGCCCTGCTGATATTAAAAAGTTCACTCTTTCATTTGAAGTGTTGGGAGATGCATTACATGTTAATACGTGGATCTCTGCTGTATTACAGCGCAATGTTGAAGATCTTTCTTTAGCTCTGCACAGTTTCAATGACCCAGTTTCTTTGCCTCGTTCTTTATTTACGTCTGCGACATTGAAAGTGCTCCTGCTGGAACTGCCCTGTATTTTCAAAGTTCCTTCTACTATTTGTTTCTCAAGCCTAAGGAGCTTAACTCTTTCATCCGTGGTGTTTTCTGACGACTACTCGGCCCAGCAGTTGTTTTCTGGTTGCTCAGTTCTTGAGGAAATATTTCTATATGGTTGCAATTGGGCAAATCTCAACTTTGTGAGTATTTCTGCTCCGAAGCTTTTGAGGTTTACCATAGATGAAGGGGATTCACAAATTTTAAGAGGTTCAGATGGTTGTCAGATTATGGTACTTGGAGTTAGACTCGCATATTTTTCTTACACAGGTGAGTTCCTAGATGACTATTGCTTTTATAACTCATCAGCAAATGAAGCTCTGATATCTCTTAATTCTATCAAGAGGGTCCAACATGTTAGTTACCGGTTGTATAAGCTTCTTAATGGGCTCTCTAGCGTGAAGCACCTAACCATCTGTGATACGTCCTTTGAG GTGGTTCAGACTAATGCTTCAGAACATCTTGTGCCCTCGTTCAATAATCTAACCACCTTGATATTTGAACGAGTGGAAGTAGATCTCGGTTGCAACGGATTATTGACCTTTCTTCAAAATTGTCCTTGTCTTAAGTATCTTATATTCTGTGAG GGGATTGGTCTGTACTCAGATGATGCAAAAGATGATGGGATGTTGGAGCCACTGCCTCCATGTTTCTTGAATAGTCTTGAAGAGATTGATGTCTTAGAATTTTGTGGAGATGAGGATGAGCTTCATGCAATGGTCTTGCTAAAATGTGCAATGGTCTTGAAAAAGGTGACTATTAATTGGTGCAGTGGTGTTCAAGTGGAACCAGAAACGATGAAGGACATTAACAAACAGTTATTAGATCTCCCCAGAGGGTCAGAAAACTGCAAAGTTGTTTGTTTGTGCCCTCGTTGA
- the LOC133732826 gene encoding F-box/LRR-repeat protein At3g26922-like isoform X2: MDASSRMVQYKEQKLDGGEVMIGGSKSLSNLPDVLIVKILSLLPTKDAIRTSILSKRWEYIWKSLPNLKFIQWKFENKRTSLVNAVERALILRGPADIKKFTLSFEVLGDALHVNTWISAVLQRNVEDLSLALHSFNDPVSLPRSLFTSATLKVLLLELPCIFKVPSTICFSSLRSLTLSSVVFSDDYSAQQLFSGCSVLEEIFLYGCNWANLNFVSISAPKLLRFTIDEGDSQILRGSDGCQIMVLGVRLAYFSYTGEFLDDYCFYNSSANEALISLNSIKRVQHVSYRLYKLLNGLSSVKHLTICDTSFEVVQTNASEHLVPSFNNLTTLIFERVEVDLGCNGLLTFLQNCPCLKYLIFCEMMQKMMGCWSHCLHVS, encoded by the exons ATGGATGCAAGTTCTCGAATGGTACAATATAAAGAGCAGAAGTTGGATGGAGGAGAAGTGATGATAGGAGGCAGCAAGAGTTTAAGCAATTTACCGGATGTGCTTATTGTAAAAATTCTCTCCCTGCTTCCAACCAAAGATGCTATCAGGACAAGCATTCTATCTAAAAGATGGGAATACATATGGAAATCACTTCCCAATCTCAAGTTTATTCAATGGAAGTTTGAGAATAAGAGAACTTCCTTGGTGAATGCTGTGGAAAGAGCGCTTATTCTTCGTGGCCCTGCTGATATTAAAAAGTTCACTCTTTCATTTGAAGTGTTGGGAGATGCATTACATGTTAATACGTGGATCTCTGCTGTATTACAGCGCAATGTTGAAGATCTTTCTTTAGCTCTGCACAGTTTCAATGACCCAGTTTCTTTGCCTCGTTCTTTATTTACGTCTGCGACATTGAAAGTGCTCCTGCTGGAACTGCCCTGTATTTTCAAAGTTCCTTCTACTATTTGTTTCTCAAGCCTAAGGAGCTTAACTCTTTCATCCGTGGTGTTTTCTGACGACTACTCGGCCCAGCAGTTGTTTTCTGGTTGCTCAGTTCTTGAGGAAATATTTCTATATGGTTGCAATTGGGCAAATCTCAACTTTGTGAGTATTTCTGCTCCGAAGCTTTTGAGGTTTACCATAGATGAAGGGGATTCACAAATTTTAAGAGGTTCAGATGGTTGTCAGATTATGGTACTTGGAGTTAGACTCGCATATTTTTCTTACACAGGTGAGTTCCTAGATGACTATTGCTTTTATAACTCATCAGCAAATGAAGCTCTGATATCTCTTAATTCTATCAAGAGGGTCCAACATGTTAGTTACCGGTTGTATAAGCTTCTTAATGGGCTCTCTAGCGTGAAGCACCTAACCATCTGTGATACGTCCTTTGAG GTGGTTCAGACTAATGCTTCAGAACATCTTGTGCCCTCGTTCAATAATCTAACCACCTTGATATTTGAACGAGTGGAAGTAGATCTCGGTTGCAACGGATTATTGACCTTTCTTCAAAATTGTCCTTGTCTTAAGTATCTTATATTCTGTGAG ATGATGCAAAAGATGATGGGATGTTGGAGCCACTGCCTCCATGTTTCTTGA
- the LOC133730346 gene encoding FBD-associated F-box protein At2g26860-like has product MDASSQMLKPKRQKLDGGEENREMEGGMKSLSNLPDVVLEKILSLLSTENAIRTSILSKRWEYLWTSIPTLNFFQGTLNKRTAMVNAVERALMLRRGVDIKKFTLCFEVLGDTSLLNPWISYVHIKSYISAIVRLNVEELFLGLYSLNGPLCLPHSLFSSSTLKDLQLDVPFIFKVPSTVCLSSLRRLTLRSVVFSDEYSTQQLFSGCPVLEKLSLHNCNWGNLKFVSICAPKLLRLIINESDLQISKDAGGCRIMVFGVSLTYFSYAGEFLNEYTFHSSSVNQAEINACPTKMWRHLSYRLYKLFRGLSSLKILTTCSYFFKVMLANVSELLAQMPLFNDLTTLVLDSVRVDLGCEGLLRMLQNCPCLQTLVFSEGISLSSGDANDDGVLDPLPPCFLISLKEIKVYAFYGDEDEIYAVKSLLKTAMVLEKVIVTFAKSLEGGPEEINDVGRQLSDFPKESEICEIVLQY; this is encoded by the exons ATGGATGCAAGTTCTCAAATGCTAAAACCCAAAAGGCAGAAGTTGGATGGGGGAGAAGAGAATCGAGAGATGGAAGGAGGCATGAAGAGTTTAAGCAATTTACCTGATGTGGTTCTTGAAAAAATCCTCTCCTTGCTTTCGACAGAGAATGCTATCAGAACAAGCATACTTTCGAAAAGATGGGAATACCTATGGACATCAATTCCCACACTCAACTTTTTTCAAGGGACTCTTAATAAGAGAACTGCCATGGTGAATGCTGTGGAAAGAGCACTTATGCTTCGTCGTGGTGTTGATATAAAAAAGTTTACTCTTTGCTTTGAAGTGCTTGGTGATACATCTCTTCTTAATCCATGGATCTCTT ATGTTCATATCAAGTCTTACATCTCTGCCATAGTAAGGCTCAATGTTGAAGAGCTTTTTCTTGGCCTGTATAGCTTGAATGGACCGCTTTGTTTGCCTCATTCTTTGTTTAGTTCCTCAACACTGAAGGACTTGCAACTAGATGTGCCCTTTATTTTCAAAGTTCCTTCTACTGTTTGTCTCTCAAGTTTAAGGAGATTGACACTTAGGTCTGTGGTGTTTTCTGATGAATACTCTACCCAGCAACTCTTTTCTGGTTGTCCAGTTCTTGAGAAATTATCTCTACATAACTGCAATTGGGGGAATCTCAAGTTTGTGAGTATTTGTGCTCCAAAGCTTTTGAGATTGATCATAAATGAAAGTGATTTGCAAATTTCCAAAGATGCAGGCGGTTGCCGGATTATGGTGTTTGGTGTCAGTCTTACATATTTTTCTTATGCGGGTGAATTCCTAAATGAATATACCTTTCATAGCTCATCAGTAAATCAGGCTGAGATTAATGCTTGTCCTACTAAGATGTGGAGACATTTGAGTTACCGATTGTATAAGCTTTTTAGAGGGCTATCTAGTCTGAAGATACTAACTACCTGTTCTTATTTCTTTAAG GTCATGCTGGCTAATGTATCAGAGCTGCTTGCCCAGATGCCCTTGTTCAATGATCTAACCACGTTGGTATTGGATTCAGTACGAGTAGATCTTGGTTGTGAAGGACTATTGAGGATGCTCCAAAACTGTCCCTGTCTTCAAACTCTCGTATTCAGTGAG GGGATTAGCCTGTCCTCTGGTGATGCAAATGATGATGGGGTTTTGGACCCACTGCCTCCTTGTTTCTTGATAAGTCTCAAAGAGATTAAAGTCTATGCATTTTATGGAGATGAGGATGAAATTTATGCAGTAAAGAGTTTGCTTAAGACTGCAATGGTATTGGAGAAGGTGATTGTAACTTTCGCCAAGTCTCTTGAAGGAGGACCAGAGGAGATAAATGATGTTGGCAGACAGTTGAGTGATTTCCCAAAGGAGTCAGAAATCTGTGAAATTGTTCTTCAGTACTGA
- the LOC133730347 gene encoding NDR1/HIN1-like protein 10 → MRRDQKGCLGILFCLSGIGLIVLILCIFFVFPPAPTVRITNASLTQFKLSEESLNYNLALDLAIKDTNKVFAIHYNSIELVAKYGKEGFAFMSSPPHFKQRYKNTTILHTVLQGQQLVRFSESELSRFNLETVAGVYSIDVVATMQIKKSVSARVYKLEWICRLMLPLSSDQAFSSFKAIKCINSI, encoded by the coding sequence ATGAGACGTGACCAAAAAGGGTGTCTCGGCATCCTCTTCTGCCTTTCCGGCATAGGCCTTATCGTACTCATACTATGCATCTTCTTCGTCTTTCCTCCCGCTCCTACTGTCAGAATCACTAATGCCTCTCTCACCCAATTCAAACTCAGCGAGGAATCTCTCAACTACAACCTTGCACTAGACCTCGCCATCAAAGACACCAACAAAGTGTTTGCTATTCACTACAACAGCATCGAACTCGTTGCCAAGTATGGGAAGGAAGGGTTTGCTTTTATGAGTTCCCCGCCTCACTTCAAACAACGTTACAAGAACACTACCATTCTGCACACAGTTCTTCAAGGGCAGCAGTTGGTGAGGTTTTCGGAAAGTGAGCTCTCCCGGTTTAACTTGGAGACTGTTGCTGGAGTTTACAGTATTGATGTGGTCGCAACTATGCAAATAAAAAAATCTGTATCCGCAAGGGTTTACAAACTTGAATGGATCTGCAGACTAATGCTTCCTTTGAGTTCTGACCAAGCATTTTCCAGTTTCAAGGCTATAAAGTGTATTAATTCAATTTAA
- the LOC133733804 gene encoding F-box/LRR-repeat protein At3g26922-like isoform X1 — protein MDVSSQMERPKKQKLGGGEEMVGQRKGLSDLPDVVIAKIISSLPTKEAIRTSILSKRWEYLWTSIPNLEFYPGNAKRSLLVNVVDRALLLRGPSDIKQFRLRFPVLGDASRVHAWISAIVRRNVEDLSIELDSHKEPFSLPHSLLTSATLKVLNLYLPCSFKVPSTICFSSLRELSLCSVVFSDDYSTQQLFSGCPVLENLSFSECNWENIKFVSICAPKLLRLSIDESELPISRGSNVCQIMVFGVSLAYFYYSGQLLNDYCLCNSSVHEAHISIDDTKGSRLNSYLLHKLLRGLSTVKSLTIFHQNLEVALTGASELLAQMPMFNDLTTLIFDGRVIELDSIVLLRILQNCPCLRDLSFHEGVRLCSDDAKDDGMLDIPLPPCFSTSLKEIGVSEFCGNQNELRALRILLKNAIVLENMFVSYRGTLEGNTEKKRDLNKQISDLPKGSQSCEIDCD, from the exons ATGGATGTAAGTTCTCAGATGGAAAGACCCAAAAAGCAGAAGTTGGGTGGAGGAGAAGAGATGGTCGGACAGAGAAAGGGTTTAAGTGATTTACCTGATGTGGTTATTGCAAAAATCATCTCTTCACTTCCAACTAAAGAGGCTATCAGAACAAGCATACTGTCTAAAAGATGGGAATACCTATGGACATCAATTCCCAATCTTGAATTTTATCCAGGGAATGCTAAGAGATCTCTCTTGGTGAATGTTGTAGATAGAGCACTTCTTTTACGTGGCCCTTCTGATATAAAACAGTTCCGTCTTAGGTTTCCAGTGCTCGGTGATGCATCTCGTGTTCATGCGTGGATCTCTGCCATAGTACGGCGCAATGTTGAAGACTTATCTATAGAGCTGGATAGCCACAAGGAACCATTTTCATTGCCTCATTCTCTACTTACTTCTGCCACATTGAAAGTGCTGAACCTGTATCTCCCGTGTAGTTTCAAAGTTCCTTCTACTATTTGTTTCTCAAGTCTAAGGGAATTGTCTCTTTGCTCCGTGGTGTTTTCTGATGACTACTCAACCCAGCAGCTGTTTTCTGGTTGCCCAGTCCTTGAAAATTTATCTTTTTCGGAGTGCAATTGGGAGAATATCAAGTTTGTGAGTATTTGTGCTCCTAAACTTTTGAGGTTGAGCATCGATGAAAGCGAGTTGCCAATTTCCAGAGGTTCAAATGTGTGTCAGATTATGGTGTTTGGAGTTAGTCTGGCATATTTTTATTACTCAGGTCAGTTGCTAAATGACTATTGTTTGTGTAACTCATCAGTACATGAGGCTCATATTAGTATTGATGATACAAAGGGCTCCAGACTTAATAGTTACCTGTTGCATAAGCTTCTTAGAGGGCTCTCTACTGTGAAGAGCCTAACTATATTTCATCAGAACTTAGAG GTGGCTCTAACTGGTGCATCAGAACTTCTTGCCCAGATGCCCATGTTCAATGATCTAACCACCTTGATATTCGACGGGAGAGTGATAGAACTTGATAGTATAGTACTATTGAGGATACTCCAAAACTGTCCTTGTCTTAGGGATCTGTCATTTCATGAG GGGGTTAGGCTGTGCTCAGATGATGCAAAAGATGATGGGATGTTGGATATTCCACTGCCTCCATGTTTCTCGACCAGTCTTAAAGAGATTGGAGTCAGTGAATTTTGTGGAAACCAGAATGAGCTTCGTGCATTAAGGATTTTGCTAAAGAATGCAATTGTCTTGGAGAATATGTTTGTAAGCTACCGCGGTACCCTAGAAGGAAATACAGAGAAGAAAAGGGATCTTAACAAACAGATATCAGATCTCCCAAAAGGGTCACAAAGCTGTGAAATTGATTGTGATTGA
- the LOC133733804 gene encoding F-box/LRR-repeat protein At3g26922-like isoform X2: MDVSSQMERPKKQKLGGGEEMVGQRKGLSDLPDVVIAKIISSLPTKEAIRTSILSKRWEYLWTSIPNLEFYPGNAKRSLLVNVVDRALLLRGPSDIKQFRLRFPVLGDASRVHAWISAIVRRNVEDLSIELDSHKEPFSLPHSLLTSATLKVLNLYLPCSFKVPSTICFSSLRELSLCSVVFSDDYSTQQLFSGCPVLENLSFSECNWENIKFVSICAPKLLRLSIDESELPISRGSNVCQIMVFGVSLAYFYYSGQLLNDYCLCNSSVHEAHISIDDTKGSRLNSYLLHKLLRGLSTVKSLTIFHQNLEVALTGASELLAQMPMFNDLTTLIFDGRVIELDSIVLLRILQNCPCLRDLSFHEIKLVF, encoded by the exons ATGGATGTAAGTTCTCAGATGGAAAGACCCAAAAAGCAGAAGTTGGGTGGAGGAGAAGAGATGGTCGGACAGAGAAAGGGTTTAAGTGATTTACCTGATGTGGTTATTGCAAAAATCATCTCTTCACTTCCAACTAAAGAGGCTATCAGAACAAGCATACTGTCTAAAAGATGGGAATACCTATGGACATCAATTCCCAATCTTGAATTTTATCCAGGGAATGCTAAGAGATCTCTCTTGGTGAATGTTGTAGATAGAGCACTTCTTTTACGTGGCCCTTCTGATATAAAACAGTTCCGTCTTAGGTTTCCAGTGCTCGGTGATGCATCTCGTGTTCATGCGTGGATCTCTGCCATAGTACGGCGCAATGTTGAAGACTTATCTATAGAGCTGGATAGCCACAAGGAACCATTTTCATTGCCTCATTCTCTACTTACTTCTGCCACATTGAAAGTGCTGAACCTGTATCTCCCGTGTAGTTTCAAAGTTCCTTCTACTATTTGTTTCTCAAGTCTAAGGGAATTGTCTCTTTGCTCCGTGGTGTTTTCTGATGACTACTCAACCCAGCAGCTGTTTTCTGGTTGCCCAGTCCTTGAAAATTTATCTTTTTCGGAGTGCAATTGGGAGAATATCAAGTTTGTGAGTATTTGTGCTCCTAAACTTTTGAGGTTGAGCATCGATGAAAGCGAGTTGCCAATTTCCAGAGGTTCAAATGTGTGTCAGATTATGGTGTTTGGAGTTAGTCTGGCATATTTTTATTACTCAGGTCAGTTGCTAAATGACTATTGTTTGTGTAACTCATCAGTACATGAGGCTCATATTAGTATTGATGATACAAAGGGCTCCAGACTTAATAGTTACCTGTTGCATAAGCTTCTTAGAGGGCTCTCTACTGTGAAGAGCCTAACTATATTTCATCAGAACTTAGAG GTGGCTCTAACTGGTGCATCAGAACTTCTTGCCCAGATGCCCATGTTCAATGATCTAACCACCTTGATATTCGACGGGAGAGTGATAGAACTTGATAGTATAGTACTATTGAGGATACTCCAAAACTGTCCTTGTCTTAGGGATCTGTCATTTCATGAG ATAAAATTGGTGTTTTAA